A stretch of Natronococcus sp. CG52 DNA encodes these proteins:
- a CDS encoding DUF1918 domain-containing protein — MSFEEDDDVVLHDEHSEFDGETGTVTQTMESMFGDVTYTISFEDGQETGVPEDDLEAADDVDADEDEE; from the coding sequence ATGAGCTTCGAGGAAGACGACGACGTCGTCCTGCACGACGAACACAGCGAGTTCGACGGAGAGACCGGCACTGTCACCCAGACGATGGAATCGATGTTCGGCGACGTCACGTACACGATTAGCTTCGAGGACGGTCAGGAGACCGGCGTCCCCGAAGACGATCTCGAGGCGGCCGACGACGTCGACGCCGACGAAGACGAGGAGTAA
- a CDS encoding RNA-binding protein: MPQIPLHYVDLRAFCYATEDEKRVEEALRTFLPEEFEIERAESEGHYGDRILVLSARVENADDVRHVLSRLADLESLDDLLSELDDRVTENTELFLRLDKQAAFEGDVRLGNGITFRAKVEAYPAKKEQAVENAQEVLERLREEP; encoded by the coding sequence ATGCCACAGATTCCGCTTCACTACGTCGACTTACGCGCGTTTTGTTACGCCACCGAGGACGAGAAGCGCGTCGAAGAGGCGCTTCGCACGTTCCTGCCCGAAGAGTTCGAGATCGAGCGCGCCGAGAGCGAGGGCCACTACGGCGACCGCATCCTCGTCCTCTCTGCGCGCGTCGAGAACGCCGACGACGTCCGCCACGTGCTCTCGCGACTGGCCGACCTCGAGTCACTCGACGACCTGCTTTCCGAACTCGACGACAGGGTCACCGAGAACACCGAACTCTTCTTGCGACTCGACAAGCAGGCGGCCTTCGAGGGGGACGTTCGTCTCGGCAACGGCATTACGTTCCGCGCGAAGGTCGAGGCCTACCCCGCGAAGAAAGAGCAGGCCGTCGAGAACGCACAGGAGGTTCTCGAGCGACTGCGCGAGGAGCCGTAA
- a CDS encoding YcaO-like family protein, translating into MHVHVVGEDPVRDAVATALEDVDVDVRDAAAEDLEEARFAVVSGVAGAATFDRANAAAREGDTPWIAVEIGGVGGQPLSSVDAAVSGFAPGTGCFDCLRARVASHLEESADEPTADRSAARFAGAVAGRECVRVLSGEERSVIGHVVEIPHNRRRFLPVPNCDCAAGERDRTLERDDDAFDLATAVEHADQAIDDRVGIVESIGEVESFPAPYYLATTADTSGYSDASAPAQAAGVDPDWNAALMKAVGEGLERYCAGVYRDDEFVHASEDDLERAVSPTDLVRPDEAPAYDPSEEHRWVEGENLETGETTQLPAAAVQFPQPGERLVPAITTGLGLGSSPVDALRSGLTEVIERDATMLAWYSTFDPLGLAVEDETFAALERRARSEGLTVTPMLVTQDVDVPVVAVTVHRDPDAAGDEAWPAFAAGSAAALDATEAATSALAEALQNWMELRSLGRDGADDASGAIGEYASFPAAARDFVSVERTVPAASVGPDAAPTGAEGLEELVSRTVDAGLTPYAARLTTRDVDRLGFEAVRVVVPGAQPLFTGDPFFGERAELVPDDLGFEPRLERPFHPYP; encoded by the coding sequence ATGCACGTTCACGTCGTCGGTGAGGACCCCGTCCGCGACGCCGTCGCTACCGCGCTCGAAGACGTCGACGTCGACGTCCGAGACGCAGCAGCCGAGGATCTCGAGGAGGCCCGGTTCGCCGTCGTCAGCGGCGTCGCCGGCGCGGCGACGTTCGACCGAGCGAACGCGGCCGCCCGGGAGGGCGACACGCCCTGGATCGCCGTCGAGATCGGCGGCGTCGGCGGACAGCCGCTGTCGTCGGTCGACGCCGCCGTGTCGGGATTCGCCCCGGGAACGGGCTGTTTCGACTGTCTTCGCGCACGCGTCGCGTCGCACCTCGAGGAGAGCGCCGACGAGCCGACGGCGGATCGCAGCGCGGCCCGGTTCGCCGGCGCGGTCGCCGGTCGGGAGTGCGTCCGGGTCCTCTCCGGCGAGGAACGGTCGGTCATCGGCCACGTCGTCGAGATCCCTCACAACCGGCGGCGCTTCCTCCCGGTCCCGAACTGCGACTGCGCGGCCGGCGAGCGAGACCGGACGCTCGAGCGCGACGACGACGCGTTCGACCTCGCGACGGCCGTCGAGCACGCCGATCAGGCCATCGACGACCGGGTCGGCATCGTCGAAAGCATCGGCGAGGTCGAGTCGTTCCCCGCGCCGTACTACCTCGCGACGACGGCCGATACGTCGGGGTACAGCGACGCTAGCGCCCCGGCGCAGGCCGCGGGTGTCGATCCGGACTGGAACGCGGCGCTGATGAAGGCGGTCGGCGAGGGACTCGAGCGCTACTGCGCCGGCGTCTACCGGGACGACGAGTTCGTCCACGCGAGCGAGGACGACCTCGAGCGTGCGGTCTCGCCGACGGATCTGGTTCGACCGGACGAGGCCCCGGCGTACGATCCGAGCGAGGAGCACCGGTGGGTCGAGGGCGAGAACCTCGAGACGGGCGAGACGACGCAGCTTCCCGCCGCGGCGGTCCAGTTTCCCCAGCCCGGCGAGCGGCTGGTCCCCGCGATCACGACCGGCCTCGGACTCGGCTCCTCGCCCGTCGACGCCCTGCGATCGGGGCTGACGGAGGTCATAGAGCGCGACGCGACGATGCTCGCCTGGTACTCGACGTTCGACCCCCTCGGCCTCGCCGTCGAGGACGAGACGTTCGCCGCGCTCGAGCGCCGCGCCCGAAGCGAGGGGCTCACCGTAACGCCGATGCTGGTCACGCAGGACGTCGACGTGCCGGTCGTCGCGGTCACGGTCCACCGGGATCCGGACGCGGCCGGGGACGAGGCGTGGCCGGCGTTTGCGGCAGGTTCTGCGGCGGCGCTCGACGCCACCGAGGCGGCGACGTCGGCGCTGGCCGAGGCACTTCAGAACTGGATGGAACTGCGGAGTCTCGGTCGGGACGGGGCGGACGACGCGTCCGGCGCGATCGGCGAGTACGCGTCGTTCCCGGCCGCGGCGCGCGACTTCGTCAGTGTGGAGCGGACGGTTCCCGCGGCGAGCGTCGGTCCGGACGCGGCTCCGACCGGGGCCGAGGGACTCGAGGAACTCGTCTCGCGGACGGTCGACGCCGGACTGACGCCGTACGCGGCGCGACTGACGACGCGCGACGTCGACCGACTCGGCTTCGAGGCCGTTCGGGTCGTCGTCCCCGGCGCGCAACCGCTGTTCACCGGCGACCCGTTCTTCGGCGAGCGAGCCGAGCTGGTGCCGGACGACCTCGGCTTCGAGCCGCGACTCGAGCGCCCGTTCCACCCGTATCCCTGA
- a CDS encoding class I SAM-dependent methyltransferase translates to MTDEPDESAEPIAREAYDRLAAGYDREGETKPANAYLERPATLSLVPDVAGDRILDAGCGAGHLTAELADRGASVVGVDVSEAMLAYARDRQPSASFVRADLGTGLPFADREFDGIASSLAFHYLREWEPLFRKLRRILRPRGWLVFSVQHPHADFVEYDDARNYHERERVSATWESFGTTVDVPAYRRPLSAMVDPALDAGFRLDRLVEPTPTDAYKRVDSERYEYESTNPNFLCFRFVASERTDGT, encoded by the coding sequence ATGACGGACGAGCCGGACGAGTCGGCCGAACCGATCGCCCGCGAAGCCTACGATCGACTCGCCGCCGGATACGATCGTGAGGGAGAGACGAAACCTGCGAACGCCTACCTCGAGCGGCCGGCGACGCTTTCGTTGGTTCCAGACGTGGCTGGCGATCGGATTCTCGACGCGGGGTGTGGTGCGGGCCATCTCACCGCGGAACTCGCGGATCGCGGTGCGTCGGTCGTCGGCGTCGACGTCAGCGAAGCCATGCTCGCGTACGCTCGAGACCGGCAGCCGTCGGCGTCGTTCGTCCGGGCGGATCTCGGCACCGGGCTTCCGTTCGCGGATCGCGAGTTCGACGGAATCGCCAGTTCGCTCGCGTTTCACTACCTCCGGGAGTGGGAACCGCTCTTCCGCAAACTTCGCCGAATCCTCCGGCCTCGCGGCTGGCTAGTCTTTTCGGTCCAGCACCCCCACGCGGACTTCGTGGAGTACGACGACGCTCGAAACTATCACGAACGAGAGCGAGTCTCCGCGACGTGGGAGTCGTTCGGGACGACCGTCGACGTGCCGGCGTACCGCCGCCCGCTCTCCGCGATGGTCGACCCCGCACTCGACGCCGGCTTTCGGCTCGATCGACTGGTGGAACCGACGCCGACCGACGCGTACAAGCGGGTCGATTCGGAGCGCTACGAGTACGAGTCGACGAATCCGAATTTCCTCTGCTTCCGGTTCGTCGCGTCCGAACGGACCGACGGAACGTGA
- a CDS encoding cupin domain-containing protein, producing MEVHSVRRPVSRTLDFTDFAMNYFELEPGESFSGGLHTHHDQEEVFYVREGVATFEIRGSQSDSDGTRGDGGSDETSEVAVREFVSPDPYRVFELVRPGIGSARKPFADRRL from the coding sequence ATGGAGGTGCACTCGGTCAGACGGCCGGTCTCGCGGACCCTCGACTTCACCGACTTCGCGATGAACTACTTCGAACTCGAGCCCGGCGAGTCGTTTTCGGGCGGATTGCACACCCATCACGATCAGGAGGAGGTGTTCTACGTCCGGGAGGGCGTCGCCACGTTCGAGATCCGCGGGTCGCAGTCCGATTCGGACGGCACCCGTGGCGACGGTGGGAGCGACGAAACGAGCGAGGTGGCCGTCCGAGAGTTCGTTTCGCCTGACCCGTACCGAGTGTTCGAACTCGTTCGTCCAGGGATAGGCAGCGCTCGCAAACCGTTCGCCGATCGGCGCCTGTGA
- a CDS encoding SDR family NAD(P)-dependent oxidoreductase → MATGSDKRTVIVTGSTRGLGKSIANRFAENGDNVVICSRSLDDCEQVVEEFEESGGSAHAVEVDVSEKPSVDNLIDETVDRFGSLDVMVNNAGINIRGPAEEMSPEEWQRVVDVNLTGVFFCAQAAGAQMIEQGDGGEIVNISSMMGSMGQQDRTPYNTTKGGVNNLTRCLAVEWAEHDIRVNALAPGYIMTEMVEQAQDDTGFDQQDIRDRTPLDRFGTPDEVANCVEFLASGDNFVTGEVLTADGGWTAFGWGCKDN, encoded by the coding sequence ATGGCTACCGGATCAGATAAACGAACGGTAATCGTAACGGGATCGACGAGAGGATTAGGAAAGAGTATCGCAAATCGGTTCGCGGAAAACGGTGATAATGTTGTTATTTGTTCGCGATCACTCGATGACTGTGAACAAGTTGTCGAGGAGTTCGAAGAGAGCGGCGGATCGGCTCACGCGGTCGAAGTCGACGTGAGCGAAAAACCGTCGGTCGACAATCTGATCGACGAAACCGTCGACCGCTTCGGTAGTCTTGACGTAATGGTAAACAACGCAGGTATCAACATCCGCGGTCCCGCGGAGGAGATGTCGCCCGAGGAGTGGCAGCGGGTCGTCGACGTGAACTTAACGGGAGTCTTCTTCTGTGCGCAGGCGGCCGGAGCCCAAATGATCGAACAGGGAGACGGCGGTGAAATTGTCAACATCTCGAGTATGATGGGGAGTATGGGACAACAGGATCGAACTCCGTACAATACGACGAAGGGAGGTGTTAACAATCTCACTCGGTGTCTCGCTGTCGAGTGGGCGGAACACGATATACGCGTGAACGCTCTCGCACCGGGATATATCATGACTGAAATGGTCGAACAGGCTCAAGATGATACCGGATTCGATCAGCAGGATATCAGGGATAGAACGCCGCTCGATCGGTTTGGGACGCCGGACGAAGTTGCGAACTGCGTCGAGTTCCTCGCTTCAGGAGACAACTTCGTCACCGGAGAAGTGCTTACTGCCGACGGTGGCTGGACGGCGTTCGGCTGGGGTTGCAAAGATAACTGA
- the cmk gene encoding (d)CMP kinase, whose protein sequence is MSTGDPSTAEIDTTLFITVSGPPGCGATTLCKRLADAMGCPYVSGGDIFRELAEDRELNLNQLTAKAEASDEIDRALDQRLQSIAEKWGMANKPFILESRLAGWLAGERADLRIWLDAPEDVRLERIEDRIETEAEMRVREVSEAGRYHSYYEIDIDDREFYDLHINTARWSKQGVFELVRTALEEYDPDIDEGAFSTPTVNL, encoded by the coding sequence ATGTCCACGGGAGATCCGTCGACGGCCGAGATCGACACGACACTGTTCATCACGGTTTCCGGTCCGCCGGGCTGCGGGGCGACGACGCTCTGTAAACGCCTCGCCGATGCAATGGGCTGTCCGTACGTCTCCGGCGGCGACATCTTCCGCGAACTCGCCGAGGATCGGGAGCTGAACCTCAACCAGCTCACGGCGAAGGCGGAGGCGTCCGACGAGATCGACCGGGCGCTCGATCAACGGCTGCAGTCCATCGCCGAGAAGTGGGGGATGGCGAACAAGCCGTTCATCCTCGAGTCTCGTCTCGCGGGCTGGCTCGCCGGCGAACGCGCCGACCTTCGGATCTGGCTCGACGCGCCCGAAGACGTCCGCCTCGAGCGAATCGAGGATCGTATCGAGACCGAGGCCGAGATGCGGGTCCGCGAAGTCAGCGAGGCGGGACGGTACCACTCCTACTACGAGATCGATATCGACGACCGCGAGTTCTACGATCTCCACATCAACACCGCCCGCTGGAGCAAGCAGGGGGTGTTCGAACTCGTCCGCACCGCACTCGAGGAGTACGATCCCGACATCGACGAGGGGGCGTTCTCGACGCCGACCGTGAATCTCTAG
- a CDS encoding AMP-binding protein translates to MTYFVTIDAETYEGARETSTWDVPEGFNAAADLVGKHDDGGRVALYQTASDGGDEAYTFDDLDARSNAVANALESRGLEYGDRVAVVVPQKPANALSHLACWKLGAVSLPLSVLFGTDALRYRLTDSEARIAVVDASQWETIREVAPDCPALEHVLVVDGDPDAEQAGNATVSSFSGIDWNESAYEVAETDVDTPAIIMYTSGSTGEPKGVLHTHGVWLGHCPAFFMYFEHDIGDDAVYWTPADWAWIGALGDLVFPAWHYGQPVVGYPMGSFDPEAAFELMAEYDVTGTFLPPTAIRMLMDVDDPTERYDLSIRAICSGGEPLTPEILEWADEALAGTVVNELYGQTEANLLVTNCREWFPAKAGSMGKPVPGHDVRVLDPETGDPIETGAIGEIAVRRGDDPVIFEEYWNAPEKTERVTLEDGPDGGVWHLTGDLAERDGDGFLWFKSRDDDLIITSGYRVGPREVEEVILEHPAVAQVGVVGVPDERRGEIIKAVVQPAENASTGDTLREEIRDLVRDRLAEYEYPREIEFRDELPQTTTGKIRRTALKET, encoded by the coding sequence ATGACGTACTTCGTTACGATCGACGCCGAGACGTACGAGGGGGCCCGCGAGACGTCCACGTGGGACGTTCCGGAAGGGTTCAACGCGGCCGCGGATCTGGTGGGCAAACACGACGACGGGGGACGCGTCGCGCTCTACCAGACCGCGTCCGACGGCGGCGACGAGGCGTACACCTTCGACGACCTCGACGCGCGGTCGAACGCGGTCGCGAACGCCCTCGAGTCGCGCGGACTCGAGTACGGCGACCGCGTGGCCGTCGTCGTCCCACAGAAGCCCGCGAACGCCCTCTCGCACCTCGCGTGCTGGAAGCTTGGTGCCGTCTCGCTACCGCTGTCGGTGCTGTTCGGCACGGACGCGCTGCGCTACCGGCTGACCGACAGCGAGGCCCGGATCGCGGTCGTCGACGCGTCGCAGTGGGAGACGATTCGCGAGGTCGCGCCCGACTGCCCGGCGCTCGAGCACGTGTTGGTCGTCGACGGCGATCCGGACGCGGAGCAGGCTGGCAACGCGACGGTCTCGAGCTTTTCGGGGATCGACTGGAACGAGTCCGCCTACGAGGTCGCCGAAACCGATGTCGACACGCCCGCGATCATCATGTACACGAGCGGGAGCACCGGCGAGCCGAAGGGGGTGCTCCACACGCACGGCGTCTGGCTCGGGCACTGCCCGGCCTTTTTCATGTATTTCGAACACGACATCGGCGACGACGCCGTCTACTGGACGCCCGCCGACTGGGCCTGGATCGGCGCGCTCGGCGATCTCGTCTTCCCGGCCTGGCACTACGGACAACCGGTCGTCGGCTACCCGATGGGCTCGTTCGACCCCGAGGCCGCGTTCGAACTCATGGCGGAGTACGACGTCACCGGGACCTTCCTGCCGCCGACGGCGATCCGGATGCTGATGGACGTCGACGACCCGACCGAACGGTACGATCTCTCGATCCGCGCGATCTGTTCGGGCGGAGAGCCGCTGACGCCCGAAATTCTCGAGTGGGCCGACGAGGCGCTCGCGGGAACGGTCGTCAACGAACTGTACGGCCAGACGGAGGCCAACCTGCTGGTGACCAACTGTCGAGAGTGGTTCCCGGCGAAGGCGGGGAGTATGGGCAAACCGGTCCCGGGTCACGACGTCAGGGTACTCGATCCCGAGACGGGCGATCCGATCGAAACCGGCGCAATCGGCGAGATCGCGGTCCGTCGCGGCGACGACCCCGTGATCTTCGAGGAGTACTGGAACGCGCCGGAGAAGACCGAGCGCGTCACGCTCGAGGACGGGCCGGACGGCGGCGTCTGGCACCTGACCGGCGACCTCGCCGAGCGGGACGGCGACGGCTTCCTCTGGTTCAAGTCGCGCGACGACGACCTCATCATCACGAGCGGCTACCGCGTCGGGCCGCGAGAGGTCGAGGAGGTGATCCTCGAGCACCCGGCGGTCGCGCAGGTCGGCGTCGTCGGCGTCCCGGACGAGCGACGCGGCGAAATCATCAAGGCCGTCGTCCAGCCCGCCGAAAACGCATCGACGGGCGACACGCTGCGCGAGGAGATCCGCGACCTCGTCCGGGATCGACTCGCCGAGTACGAGTACCCGCGCGAGATCGAGTTCCGCGACGAACTGCCGCAGACGACGACGGGAAAGATTCGCCGAACCGCGCTCAAAGAGACGTGA
- the guaB gene encoding IMP dehydrogenase — protein MANDTPEHEPYSSKLQVPEALTFDDVLLRPKESRVEPDDADLTSRVSKSVEVSVPILSAAMDTVTESGMATAMARHGGLGVIHRNMNVDEMVEEIERVKSADELIIPLDSVVTADPEMTVREVDERMAREGVGGAPVVNTNGEVLGIISSTDIRPHLEVNEDDLVTEAMTDEVITAPEDIDPREAFELMYDHKIERVPVVDDENLLVGLVTMQGILQRREYKEAVRDEDGRLRCGVAVSPFESERAAAADEAGADVLFIDTAHAHNMNVIEGAREIKESVEADIVVGNVGTREAAEELVDFADGIKVGIGPGSICTTRVVSGAGMPQITAVAQVADVASEHDVPVIADGGIRYSGDAIKSIAAGADAVMLGSYFAGTDEAPGRVVTMNGKKYKQYRGMGSVGAMKSGDADRYLKEDPEDDDEYVPEGVEAATPYKGTLKSELHQLAGGMQSGMGYVGAGTVPEFKERSEFVRVSSAGQAESHAHDVVITDEAPNYSPNE, from the coding sequence ATGGCGAACGATACTCCCGAGCACGAGCCGTATTCTTCGAAGCTGCAGGTACCGGAAGCGCTGACGTTCGACGACGTCCTCCTTCGACCGAAGGAGAGTCGCGTCGAACCGGACGACGCCGACCTCACCTCGCGCGTCTCGAAATCTGTCGAGGTGTCGGTCCCGATCCTCTCGGCCGCGATGGACACCGTCACGGAGAGCGGCATGGCGACCGCGATGGCCCGCCACGGCGGACTCGGCGTCATCCACCGGAACATGAACGTCGACGAGATGGTCGAGGAGATCGAGCGCGTCAAGAGCGCCGACGAGCTCATCATCCCCCTCGACTCGGTCGTCACCGCCGACCCCGAGATGACGGTTCGCGAGGTCGACGAGCGAATGGCCCGCGAGGGCGTCGGCGGCGCCCCCGTCGTCAACACGAACGGCGAAGTCCTGGGCATCATCTCGAGTACCGACATCCGGCCCCACCTCGAGGTCAACGAGGACGACCTCGTCACCGAAGCGATGACCGACGAGGTCATCACGGCACCCGAGGACATCGACCCGCGCGAGGCGTTCGAGCTGATGTACGACCACAAGATCGAGCGCGTCCCCGTCGTCGACGACGAGAACCTCCTCGTCGGCCTGGTGACAATGCAGGGCATCCTCCAGCGCCGCGAGTACAAGGAAGCCGTCCGCGACGAGGACGGTCGACTCCGCTGTGGCGTCGCCGTCAGCCCGTTCGAGAGCGAGCGCGCGGCCGCCGCCGACGAGGCCGGTGCCGACGTGCTGTTCATCGACACCGCCCACGCGCACAACATGAACGTTATCGAGGGCGCCCGCGAGATCAAGGAGTCCGTCGAGGCCGACATCGTCGTGGGCAACGTCGGTACCCGCGAGGCGGCCGAGGAGCTCGTCGACTTCGCCGACGGCATCAAGGTCGGCATCGGTCCGGGATCGATCTGTACGACCCGCGTCGTCTCCGGCGCCGGCATGCCTCAGATTACGGCCGTCGCGCAGGTCGCCGACGTCGCGAGCGAACACGACGTGCCGGTAATCGCCGACGGCGGCATCCGCTACTCCGGCGACGCGATCAAGTCGATCGCCGCGGGCGCCGACGCGGTCATGCTCGGCTCGTACTTCGCCGGCACCGACGAGGCCCCCGGCCGCGTCGTGACGATGAACGGCAAGAAGTACAAGCAGTACCGCGGCATGGGTTCCGTCGGCGCGATGAAGTCCGGCGACGCCGACCGCTACCTGAAGGAAGACCCCGAGGACGACGACGAGTACGTCCCCGAGGGCGTCGAGGCCGCGACGCCGTACAAGGGCACGCTCAAGTCCGAACTTCACCAGCTCGCGGGCGGCATGCAGTCCGGAATGGGCTACGTCGGTGCAGGAACGGTCCCCGAGTTCAAGGAACGCTCGGAGTTCGTCCGCGTCTCCTCGGCCGGCCAGGCCGAGAGCCACGCCCACGACGTCGTCATCACCGACGAGGCGCCGAACTACTCGCCGAACGAGTGA
- a CDS encoding DUF5794 domain-containing protein — MSTSQHPIALRLENLVGGDTRLLALVMMLPLVDGIFPALILTGALDDPWGAVQVGLLIFGGSATVAVILAEMSGTPREQVKVVLLVGIPLILLAALQAALAPAIGSVLNTEIFERFAAVVILAIAAKTASATIGEYLPSPAVIVGLGLVASLDPAGASFAVMDNPALVANATLAAVVGVAFALCVALSGSYLREYMDIDRFRFGSAVALGLLPLSLLGMAFGQAPLAALVVAAVFALDIPLERGDDESASKTTASETIDELPSSVTSPPASVTSDTAPAVGTGPLFDGRDSSSSTSTDGGRETVPDSDSVPSADASRTTDESDDDSGRGDSSETEERAPWL; from the coding sequence ATGAGTACGTCACAGCACCCGATCGCCCTTCGCCTCGAGAACCTCGTCGGCGGCGATACGCGACTGTTAGCGCTGGTGATGATGCTCCCGCTGGTCGACGGCATCTTCCCGGCGCTGATCCTCACCGGTGCGTTAGACGATCCGTGGGGCGCCGTCCAGGTCGGCCTGCTGATCTTCGGCGGGAGTGCAACCGTCGCAGTAATCCTCGCCGAGATGAGCGGGACGCCCCGCGAACAGGTGAAGGTCGTCCTGCTCGTCGGCATCCCGCTGATTCTGCTTGCCGCCCTGCAGGCGGCACTGGCGCCCGCGATCGGCAGCGTCCTCAACACCGAAATCTTCGAGCGCTTCGCGGCGGTCGTGATCCTCGCCATCGCGGCCAAGACCGCGAGTGCGACGATCGGCGAGTATCTGCCGAGCCCCGCCGTTATCGTCGGACTCGGACTGGTCGCGAGTCTGGATCCGGCGGGCGCCTCGTTCGCCGTGATGGATAATCCCGCACTCGTCGCGAACGCGACGCTGGCGGCGGTCGTCGGGGTCGCGTTCGCGCTCTGTGTCGCCCTCAGCGGGTCCTACCTGCGGGAGTACATGGACATCGACCGGTTCCGCTTCGGTAGCGCCGTCGCGCTCGGCCTGCTGCCGCTGTCGCTGCTGGGGATGGCCTTCGGACAGGCGCCGCTCGCGGCGCTCGTCGTCGCCGCCGTCTTCGCGCTCGACATCCCGCTCGAGCGCGGCGACGACGAGTCCGCATCGAAGACCACCGCGTCGGAGACGATCGACGAACTGCCCTCGAGCGTCACCTCCCCGCCGGCGTCGGTGACGTCTGACACCGCACCGGCAGTCGGCACCGGCCCGCTGTTCGACGGGCGCGACTCGAGTTCGAGCACGTCCACCGACGGCGGCCGCGAGACGGTGCCCGACTCGGACTCCGTCCCGTCGGCGGACGCCAGTAGGACTACCGACGAGTCGGACGACGACTCTGGTCGGGGCGACTCGAGCGAGACCGAAGAACGAGCCCCCTGGCTGTAA
- a CDS encoding DUF7563 family protein, whose amino-acid sequence MVRVTVAPRSSIDNSTCRNCGAHVSERFRRVYGDNGDHAHRCGECDTYARLTRGSAAGIDVPIPDPETSPGRHGGEADV is encoded by the coding sequence GTGGTCCGCGTGACGGTCGCCCCTAGATCGTCGATCGACAATTCGACGTGTCGCAACTGCGGCGCCCACGTTTCTGAGCGGTTCCGTCGCGTCTACGGCGACAACGGCGACCACGCCCACCGTTGCGGCGAATGCGATACGTACGCCCGGCTGACTCGCGGTTCGGCTGCTGGCATCGACGTCCCGATCCCGGATCCAGAGACGTCGCCCGGCCGTCACGGAGGTGAGGCCGATGTCTGA
- a CDS encoding J domain-containing protein translates to MSERLEWPPEFDRTLSSERTRNKNFDVSLSKAFDDLEAELSRLDVDDFRYSFDAQQRKSDQRPYTRANPDDPGFVLRWSMDGEQYAVACDRFSRLRDNVRTFGRYVREKRKTEQRPVVTGEPEFANARLPPADEEPIAAEVPPHEILDVAPDANEFEIRRAFREKIKDAHPDTGGSTAEFRRIKGAKEAMTADGPGGGR, encoded by the coding sequence ATGTCTGAACGCCTCGAGTGGCCGCCGGAGTTCGACCGAACGCTGTCGAGTGAGCGAACTCGGAATAAGAACTTCGACGTCTCGCTGTCGAAGGCGTTCGACGATCTCGAGGCGGAGCTGTCGCGACTCGACGTCGACGACTTCCGCTACTCGTTCGACGCTCAACAGCGCAAGAGCGATCAGCGTCCATACACTCGTGCGAACCCCGACGATCCAGGTTTCGTGCTCCGCTGGAGCATGGACGGCGAGCAGTACGCGGTGGCCTGCGACCGGTTCTCGCGACTCCGCGACAACGTGCGAACATTCGGACGGTACGTCCGCGAGAAGCGCAAGACGGAGCAGCGGCCGGTCGTCACCGGCGAGCCGGAGTTCGCGAACGCGCGACTACCACCGGCAGACGAGGAACCGATCGCTGCGGAGGTGCCGCCACACGAGATTCTAGACGTCGCTCCGGACGCGAACGAGTTCGAAATCCGGCGGGCGTTCCGCGAAAAGATCAAAGACGCCCATCCTGATACTGGTGGCAGCACAGCGGAGTTCCGGCGAATCAAGGGCGCGAAAGAGGCGATGACGGCCGACGGACCGGGAGGTGGCCGATGA
- a CDS encoding TRASH domain-containing protein, which translates to MEKCPVCGEELYESEEEQIVTLYQGKNIHFCSTDHRDEFEERPGEYM; encoded by the coding sequence ATGGAAAAGTGCCCCGTTTGTGGTGAGGAACTCTACGAGAGCGAGGAAGAACAGATCGTAACTCTCTATCAAGGGAAGAATATCCACTTCTGCTCCACCGATCATCGGGACGAGTTCGAAGAACGGCCCGGGGAGTACATGTAA
- a CDS encoding type IV pilin produces the protein MDGKTIVRKLVGNDEERAVSPVIGVILMVAITVILAAVIAAFVLDMGDSIEGEAQAGATIEVENNSNTQQVQVSVTSMGNAEEIELGGDYTGSATLTESGDVVTFTWELDDTNTENGFDSNGDGNGDNNDWDFSAIDPGDHQQGTLTVIAVTNDDTETVVASEEFEFGGYDAYN, from the coding sequence ATGGATGGGAAAACGATCGTACGGAAGCTCGTCGGCAACGACGAGGAACGCGCAGTATCGCCTGTCATCGGGGTTATCTTGATGGTAGCTATAACGGTCATTCTCGCGGCCGTGATCGCAGCATTCGTTCTCGATATGGGTGATAGTATTGAGGGCGAAGCACAGGCAGGAGCAACAATTGAAGTCGAAAATAATTCGAACACTCAACAGGTTCAGGTTTCAGTGACGTCAATGGGCAATGCGGAGGAAATTGAGTTGGGCGGTGATTACACCGGCAGCGCAACTCTCACTGAGTCTGGAGATGTTGTTACCTTCACATGGGAATTAGACGACACTAACACCGAAAACGGATTCGATAGTAATGGCGATGGAAATGGAGACAATAATGACTGGGACTTTAGCGCGATTGATCCTGGTGACCACCAACAAGGTACCCTGACTGTGATCGCAGTTACTAATGATGACACTGAAACCGTTGTCGCCTCTGAAGAGTTCGAATTCGGTGGCTATGACGCCTACAACTAA